The following are encoded together in the Microterricola viridarii genome:
- a CDS encoding ADP-ribosylglycohydrolase family protein has translation MSDSLSRAERAHGTLLGLAVGDSLGIASDYHQSIRDTWVRGMLWRGSAELDAQRVARPMLPFAHSMGSSKPHASDDLETAVVAAKVLLDCTAAGTEPRAEALFTGWQAYMLGDDVWSGIAERSAIINTQRGYVPPITGNDNPAFYTDSAIPAGASIGLRCAGDPSRAADIAADYAAITHAEDGIWATAAMAVAIAALTGGTPLEAALALAEEQIPATSWLGANVARAREITDAATGAFASIPALSAALNSREYSHGGVAPETLPLAFSIVRLCEGRLSEALLVSLAFGRKSDSLPAMVGALVGAIDPSELLGTSWDTDLDAVKGLFVPAIAGTSITELAAALSSAP, from the coding sequence GTGTCTGATTCGCTGAGCCGCGCTGAGCGCGCCCACGGAACCCTGCTCGGCCTCGCCGTCGGCGACTCCCTCGGCATCGCCTCCGACTACCACCAGTCCATCCGCGACACGTGGGTGCGCGGCATGCTGTGGCGCGGCTCGGCCGAGCTCGACGCGCAGCGCGTCGCCCGCCCCATGCTGCCCTTCGCGCACAGCATGGGCTCCTCCAAGCCGCACGCGAGTGACGACCTCGAGACGGCCGTCGTCGCCGCCAAGGTGCTGCTCGACTGCACCGCCGCCGGCACGGAGCCCCGCGCCGAGGCCCTCTTCACCGGCTGGCAGGCCTACATGCTCGGCGACGACGTGTGGAGCGGCATCGCCGAGCGCTCGGCCATCATCAACACCCAGCGCGGCTACGTGCCCCCGATCACGGGCAACGACAACCCCGCCTTCTACACCGACAGCGCCATCCCGGCCGGCGCCAGCATCGGCCTGCGCTGTGCAGGCGACCCGTCGCGTGCGGCCGACATCGCCGCCGACTACGCGGCGATCACCCATGCAGAGGACGGCATCTGGGCCACCGCGGCCATGGCCGTCGCGATCGCGGCCCTGACCGGCGGAACGCCGCTCGAGGCCGCCCTCGCACTGGCCGAGGAGCAGATCCCCGCGACCAGCTGGCTCGGTGCGAATGTGGCCAGGGCCCGCGAGATCACGGATGCGGCGACCGGCGCGTTCGCGAGCATCCCCGCCCTCTCTGCCGCGCTCAACTCGCGCGAGTACAGCCACGGCGGCGTCGCTCCGGAAACCCTGCCGCTCGCTTTCTCGATCGTGCGCCTCTGCGAGGGCCGCCTGAGCGAGGCCCTGCTCGTCTCGCTGGCCTTCGGCCGCAAGTCGGACAGTCTGCCAGCCATGGTGGGCGCCCTCGTCGGAGCCATCGACCCGTCAGAGCTGCTCGGCACCAGCTGGGACACCGACCTCGATGCGGTGAAGGGCCTCTTCGTTCCCGCCATCGCCGGCACGTCGATCACGGAGTTGGCGGCCGCGCTCAGCAGCGCCCCCTGA
- a CDS encoding ADP-ribosylglycohydrolase family protein, which translates to MTTIHDRARGAIIGLAIGDAMGAPTEGMTISAIREQFGRVTGYLSGDAAGTDDTEYAVLCAQGVLAEGSALSAEGVMAHWVRAVSHQKGGFYGAGFSEMVAISNFIKGVTPPRSGQENYEQWSDGAAMRVAPIGIFARGNAAEAARLAGIDASVSHARDGIYCGQAIAAAVAVAMVSDDFEEVLAAGVGALPVDSWSYRLVTRAIELARGAASVVEAENTLYDEISLLHYPWADAGPEALALAFGLYAACKGDFATVIESSVNIGRDSDTIAAMTGAMAGAMIGYSAIPEAWSAQVIQVMGRCILSTAGTNLLELADALVELSPTTAPENTEEPARV; encoded by the coding sequence GTGACTACGATTCATGACCGCGCCCGCGGCGCCATCATCGGCCTCGCCATCGGCGACGCCATGGGTGCCCCCACGGAGGGCATGACGATCTCCGCGATCCGCGAGCAGTTCGGCCGGGTCACCGGATACCTGAGCGGCGACGCCGCCGGCACCGACGACACCGAGTACGCCGTGCTCTGCGCCCAGGGCGTGCTGGCCGAGGGCTCGGCGCTCAGTGCCGAGGGCGTCATGGCGCACTGGGTGCGCGCCGTCTCGCACCAGAAGGGCGGCTTCTACGGAGCCGGCTTCAGCGAGATGGTCGCCATCAGCAACTTCATCAAGGGCGTCACGCCACCGCGCAGCGGCCAGGAGAACTACGAGCAGTGGAGCGACGGCGCCGCCATGCGCGTCGCCCCGATCGGCATCTTCGCCCGCGGCAACGCGGCGGAGGCCGCCCGGCTCGCCGGCATCGACGCCTCAGTGAGCCATGCCCGCGACGGAATATATTGCGGTCAGGCGATCGCCGCCGCCGTCGCCGTCGCCATGGTCAGCGACGACTTCGAGGAGGTGCTCGCCGCCGGCGTCGGGGCGCTCCCGGTCGACTCCTGGTCGTACCGCCTCGTCACGCGTGCCATCGAGCTGGCCCGCGGCGCGGCATCCGTCGTCGAGGCCGAGAACACGCTCTACGACGAGATCTCGCTGCTGCACTACCCGTGGGCGGATGCCGGCCCCGAGGCACTCGCGCTGGCCTTCGGCCTCTACGCCGCGTGCAAGGGCGACTTCGCCACCGTGATCGAGTCCTCGGTGAACATCGGCCGCGACTCCGACACGATCGCCGCGATGACCGGCGCGATGGCCGGCGCCATGATCGGCTACTCGGCCATCCCCGAGGCGTGGAGCGCCCAGGTGATCCAGGTGATGGGCCGCTGCATTCTCTCCACCGCGGGAACCAACCTGCTCGAGCTCGCCGACGCCCTCGTCGAGCTGAGCCCCACCACTGCCCCCGAAAACACCGAGGAGCCCGCCCGTGTCTGA